The Tamandua tetradactyla isolate mTamTet1 chromosome 5, mTamTet1.pri, whole genome shotgun sequence genome window below encodes:
- the LEMD2 gene encoding LEM domain-containing protein 2 isoform X3, producing the protein MEAQEHIANATGSDLAKFEAALTWILSSNKDVGIWLKGEDPSELVTTVDKVVCLESARPRMGVGCRLSRALLTAITNVLIFFWCLAFLWGLLILLKYRWRKLEEEEQAMYEMVKKIIDVVQDHYVDWEQDMERYPYVGILHVRDTLIPPQSRRRMKRVWDRAVEFLASNESRIQTESHRVAGEDMLVWRWTKPSSFSDSER; encoded by the exons ATGGAAGCCCAGGAACATATAGCA AATGCTACTGGCAGTGACTTGGCCAAGTTTGAAGCTGCACTGACCTGGATACTGAGCAGTAACAAGGACGTGGGCATCTG GTTGAAAGGTGAAGACCCGTCTGAGTTGGTGACGACTGTGGACAAAGTGGTCTGTCTGGAATCTGCCCGTCCCCGCATGGGTGTCGGCTGCCGCCTGAGCCGCGCCCTGCTCACTGCCATCACTAACGTGCTCATTTTCTTCTGGT GCTTGGCTTTTTTGTGGGGACTCCTGATTCTCCTGAAATACCGGTGGCGGAAGTTGGAAGAAGAGGAGCAGGCCATGTATGAGATGGTGAAGAAGATTATAG ATGTGGTCCAGGACCATTATGTGGACTGGGAGCAGGACATGGAGCGCTACCCGTACGTGGGCATCCTGCATGTCCGTGACACCCTGATCCCTCCCCAGAGCCG GAGGCGCATGAAACGGGTCTGGGACCGAGCCGTGGAGTTCCTGGCCTCCAATGAATCCCGGATCCAGACAGAGTCCCACCGTGTGGCTGGAGAAGATATGCTGGTGTGGAGATGGACTAAGCCCTCTTCCTTCTCCGACTCAGAGCGATAA
- the LEMD2 gene encoding LEM domain-containing protein 2 isoform X2 has product MGKPAAPQEAEDNISRFVLSISGRIQFKVKHLQQIIKKQIIHNPQFCQAKQKAALLELLHELYNFLAIQAGNFECGNPEKLKSKCIPVMEAQEHIANATGSDLAKFEAALTWILSSNKDVGIWLKGEDPSELVTTVDKVVCLESARPRMGVGCRLSRALLTAITNVLIFFWCLAFLWGLLILLKYRWRKLEEEEQAMYEMVKKIIDVVQDHYVDWEQDMERYPYVGILHVRDTLIPPQSRRRMKRVWDRAVEFLASNESRIQTESHRVAGEDMLVWRWTKPSSFSDSER; this is encoded by the exons ATGGGCAAGCCCGCGGCGCCGCAGGAGGCGGAGGACAACA TTTCAAGATTTGTACTTTCCATCTCCGGGCGAATCCAGTTTAAGGTTAAACATTTgcagcagataatcaagaagcaGATAATCCACAATCCACAG TTCTGTCAGGCCAAGCAGAAGGCAGCCTTGCTGGAGCTGCTACACGAACTTTACAACTTCCTGGCCATCCAAGCTG GTAATTTCGAGTGTGGAAATCCGGAGAAGCTAAAAAGCAAATGTATTCCTGTTATGGAAGCCCAGGAACATATAGCA AATGCTACTGGCAGTGACTTGGCCAAGTTTGAAGCTGCACTGACCTGGATACTGAGCAGTAACAAGGACGTGGGCATCTG GTTGAAAGGTGAAGACCCGTCTGAGTTGGTGACGACTGTGGACAAAGTGGTCTGTCTGGAATCTGCCCGTCCCCGCATGGGTGTCGGCTGCCGCCTGAGCCGCGCCCTGCTCACTGCCATCACTAACGTGCTCATTTTCTTCTGGT GCTTGGCTTTTTTGTGGGGACTCCTGATTCTCCTGAAATACCGGTGGCGGAAGTTGGAAGAAGAGGAGCAGGCCATGTATGAGATGGTGAAGAAGATTATAG ATGTGGTCCAGGACCATTATGTGGACTGGGAGCAGGACATGGAGCGCTACCCGTACGTGGGCATCCTGCATGTCCGTGACACCCTGATCCCTCCCCAGAGCCG GAGGCGCATGAAACGGGTCTGGGACCGAGCCGTGGAGTTCCTGGCCTCCAATGAATCCCGGATCCAGACAGAGTCCCACCGTGTGGCTGGAGAAGATATGCTGGTGTGGAGATGGACTAAGCCCTCTTCCTTCTCCGACTCAGAGCGATAA
- the MLN gene encoding promotilin: MVSCKTVAVLLVVHVAAMLASQTEAFVPIFTYSELQRMQEKERNKGQKKSLSVQPRSEEAGPLDSRDPMEEEGSKIIKLTAPVEIGMRMDSRRLEKYQAALEALLSEVLPSTQNAAK, translated from the exons ATGGTGTCCTGCAAGACTGTGGCCGTGCTACTGGTGGTGCATGTAGCCGCCATGCTGGCCTCCCAGACAGAAGCTTTTGTCCCCATCTTCACCTACAGTGAACTCCAGAGGATGCAG GAAAAAGAGCGGAACAAAGGACAAAAGAAATCCCTGAGTGTGCAGCCGAGGTCTGAGGAGGCTGGTCCTCTGGACTCCAGGGATCCCATGGAAGAAGAAGGAAGCAAAATCATCAAG CTGACTGCTCCTGTGGAAATTGGAATGAGAATGGACTCCAGGAGGCTGGAAAAGTACCAGGCAGCCCTGGAAGCGTTGCTGAGCGAAGTGCTGCCGTCCACCCAGAACG CAGCCAAGTGA
- the LEMD2 gene encoding LEM domain-containing protein 2 isoform X1, which produces MAGQSDLELRRELQALGFQPGPITDTTRDVYRNKLRRLRGEARLREETRARGEERLREEARLREEAPPRARPSVASVRAEPWFSPPASSSAYATSGAYGDLRPSVASWSGSRGLVYPARPAQLRRRASVRASSEEDEDPRTPDRAAPGPGLGVRRWWAASPAPARPSSAFLGPDLRPGLRATRTGSVGAARARPEVGRRLERCLSRLLFWASLGLLLVFLGILWVKMGKPAAPQEAEDNMKLLPVDCKKKADEFCQAKQKAALLELLHELYNFLAIQAGNFECGNPEKLKSKCIPVMEAQEHIANATGSDLAKFEAALTWILSSNKDVGIWLKGEDPSELVTTVDKVVCLESARPRMGVGCRLSRALLTAITNVLIFFWCLAFLWGLLILLKYRWRKLEEEEQAMYEMVKKIIDVVQDHYVDWEQDMERYPYVGILHVRDTLIPPQSRRRMKRVWDRAVEFLASNESRIQTESHRVAGEDMLVWRWTKPSSFSDSER; this is translated from the exons ATGGCCGGCCAGTCGGACTTGGAATTGCGGCGGGAGCTGCAGGCCCTGGGCTTCCAGCCAGGACCCATCACCGACACCACCCGGGACGTCTACCGCAACAAGCTGCGCCGCCTGCGGGGCGAGGCCCGGCTGCGGGAGGAGACCCGGGCTCGAGGCGAGGAGCGGCTGCGGGAGGAGGCCCGGCTGCGCGAGGAGGCGCCGCCACGCGCCCGGCCTTCCGTGGCCTCTGTGCGGGCGGAGCCTTGGTTCTCCCCGCCAGCCTCAAGCTCGGCCTACGCGACCTCTGGGGCCTACGGCGATCTCCGGCCGTctgtggcttcctggtctggtagCCGCGGCCTCGTCTATCCCGCCCGCCCCGCGCAGCTCAGGCGCCGCGCTTCAGTCCGGGCCAGTTCTGAGGAGGACGAGGACCCCCGGACGCCCGACAGGGCCGCGCCGGGCCCGGGCCTCGGGGTCCGCCGCTGGTGGGCCGCATCCCCGGCCCCGGCGCGGCCGTCCTCCGCCTTCTTGGGCCCCGACCTGCGCCCGGGCCTGCGGGCGACGCGAACGGGCTCTGTTGGGGCGGCGCGAGCCCGGCCCGAGGTGGGGCGGCGGCTGGAGCGCTGCCTGTCCCGGCTTCTGTTCTGGGCCAGCCTGGGGCTGCTGCTCGTCTTCCTGGGCATCCTTTGGGTGAAGATGGGCAAGCCCGCGGCGCCGCAGGAGGCGGAGGACAACA TGAAATTATTGCCAGTGGACTGTAAGAAAAAAGCAGATGAG TTCTGTCAGGCCAAGCAGAAGGCAGCCTTGCTGGAGCTGCTACACGAACTTTACAACTTCCTGGCCATCCAAGCTG GTAATTTCGAGTGTGGAAATCCGGAGAAGCTAAAAAGCAAATGTATTCCTGTTATGGAAGCCCAGGAACATATAGCA AATGCTACTGGCAGTGACTTGGCCAAGTTTGAAGCTGCACTGACCTGGATACTGAGCAGTAACAAGGACGTGGGCATCTG GTTGAAAGGTGAAGACCCGTCTGAGTTGGTGACGACTGTGGACAAAGTGGTCTGTCTGGAATCTGCCCGTCCCCGCATGGGTGTCGGCTGCCGCCTGAGCCGCGCCCTGCTCACTGCCATCACTAACGTGCTCATTTTCTTCTGGT GCTTGGCTTTTTTGTGGGGACTCCTGATTCTCCTGAAATACCGGTGGCGGAAGTTGGAAGAAGAGGAGCAGGCCATGTATGAGATGGTGAAGAAGATTATAG ATGTGGTCCAGGACCATTATGTGGACTGGGAGCAGGACATGGAGCGCTACCCGTACGTGGGCATCCTGCATGTCCGTGACACCCTGATCCCTCCCCAGAGCCG GAGGCGCATGAAACGGGTCTGGGACCGAGCCGTGGAGTTCCTGGCCTCCAATGAATCCCGGATCCAGACAGAGTCCCACCGTGTGGCTGGAGAAGATATGCTGGTGTGGAGATGGACTAAGCCCTCTTCCTTCTCCGACTCAGAGCGATAA